The nucleotide sequence ATTCACCTCTTATGGTTGATCAAATGGCAAATATCAACACCGCTATTTTAGATAGTAGTGTAGCTCGGTATGTGTATATAAGTGGAGCTGGAGTGAAAATAGCACCAGATACCTGGTTGAGCCAGAACTTATTGAGATGTGAGGAATTACTTCGTTCCAATGATTTACCAGGGACTATTTTAAGGCCTACTTTCTTTATGCAGAATTTTCTCAATCACTATCCGCCAAGCGACAATCAAATGCATTTACCGGTAGGTAACGGAATTGTGAATTATATTGATGTCAATGATGTCGCATCTGCGGCCTGTGAAATTTTGATCAAAGACTCTATACAAAAAGGTGTAGAAGTATTCCATTTAACAGGTAAAGAATCGTTTGATATGTACGAAATAGCCATGTTATTCAGTAAAAAATTAAAAAAACACTACGAGTATATTCCTATTTCACTAGAAGAGTCAAAACAGGTTATGACAAGGAATAATTTACCTGATTGGCTAATCAATATGCTACAGCAGATTTATAAGAAAGTTAGTGAAAATCTATATGCATTCTACTCACAAGACTTACAATTCCTCACAGGAAAAGAACCCAGAAATTTCTCCATGTTCATCGAAAAAAATCGATTTTCCTTCGAATAAAAGACGTATTTGCAATAAATTCAAAGAATTCTAATAATTTGAGAATCAAATCAAAATCATTAACTAATCAGCAACCCAAATTATGGCTCAGTATCAAACATTCGAAAATGGCATAACTACCAGCGCAATCTCTCCTTTTATGCAAGGTGGTTTTATAGCCTCTAAGCAGAAAACAACGATTTTAAATAAATACGGAATAGATCATCTAGAAGAGGGTAAAGATTATGACTTGCAAAATTTTCTAAACGCTTTCAAAGAGTTAGGAGAAAATGTAGGAGAAATGAATCTTTTTCTAATTGGCAAATCTGTTATGTCAGAGACAGAATTTCCCCCAATGGATGGACTGGAAAGTGCACTCAGGTCAATTGATGTTGCCTACCATATGAACCACAAAAAAAATGGTAAAGCAATGTTTGATCCCAATACTGGTGTAATGACAGAAGGGATTGGTCATTTCGAACTTGTACGGTTTGATGGAGTCAATAAGGAAGCGATTATGGTATGTCACACGCCATATCCAAGCAAGTTTGAAGAAGGAATAATTCTTCAGATAGCAAGGCAGTTTAAGCCAGAAGGTTCATTAATGCCAAAGGTTCAGCTTGATACGACCAAAGAAACCAGAAAAAATGGTGGTGATCGTTGCACTTTTATCATCACTTGGTAAACACAAATAATTTATCGTCTTTGCGTCATTTGTCAATATTAATAAATAATAATATAACAAATAGCGGTTTTTAAAGTTATAATTGTTTAATAACTTAAGAATAATCTTATGTCTATTCAAACTATTTAGTATTTAAAAACCAAAAAAGCTATGATTACTCACGTTCAAAAAACAGTTGAAACCAAGAATGAAAATGATTTAAACTTTAAGCTTCAGGAGGAATTTCAGCTTGGCGCTGAAAAATTTGCCAACAATCCTCTACATCAAAAGCTTAAACAAGAAGTTGACATTCGGAAGCAACTCAACTTTGTTCCTAAAATGCTCTTCTTCGTAATGGGATTTAAGGACTTAATGCAGCTTGTTCGTTATGAAAACCCAACAAATGACCTAGAAAAAAGTGTGAATACTCACAGTGATGAGGACTCTAATCATTGGGAGTGGTACTTAAATGATCTTGCGTTTATGAGCGGGCAATTTAAGAATGCATCTTCAGTTGATCTGATTACGGATGTATGGGGAGACTCTTCAATGGAAGTAAGGGAAACGATATATTCTTTTTCAAGGTACATCAAACAATACACAGACCCTGTTGCCAGAATGCTCATGGTAGAAGTGTTGGAAATTACTTTTGACAAATTCAAAGAAGCTCTGCACCCTGCACTGAAGGATGCTGATCTTTATAGTCAATTAGATTATTTCGGAAAAATGCATCAAGAAACTGAGGAGAACCATTCAACAGGAATTAGTGATGATGAAATTGCTGAACTAACAATGTTATTACCAGAGGAACTAAAAGAAGAGATGATTCCAATTATAAATCATCTTTTTGATCAAATGTATAATATGGCCAAGAATTGGGCTGAAGCTTAATTTTTCTTCCTCTATCAAAACAAAGAAACCAGGGTTGAACCTGGTTTTTTTATTTCTGATACCTCTTAATTATCATGAATAATTGAAAATAGGCGGTCCAATTGAAAGTTCATCACATGATCACAATCAGAATCTTTCTGCGGAATTCTATAGTCTGAGCCAAACTTCTCTGAAAGAGAACTAAAAATTTCAATCTTGGTAGCCTTTAAAATTTTTGCTCGTGACGGGTAAATCTTTTCGCTATTCATATCTGGAATTGGTTTGCTGGTTATTTATCGATTTCTAGTGTTAAACTATACAAATCAAATTCATTCCAACATTCTTTTCGGTGAATCAAAAGGATTACAAGTTTACCTCCCGTTATATGTCTACTAGCGTTTTTGTACAATAGTTACCTCTTCCCCGGTGTATAGGTTTCTTCCGCTCGCGCTTCTACATCTTCACGATAAAATGCCACATCCTTAAACTCTCCTTTAGCATACATTTCAGCTTGGTCATCAAAATGAGGCGAATTAGGATCACTACTCTGACCTCCTGCCAAAAGCGTCTTTGCAACCAACCGATCTCCAAATTCTACAGCTGCCACAAAACTGTTTCCTCTCGTACCATATATTTTGTTCACATCATGCTTTCCTCGCATACCGTAGGCTGCAAGATGCCCCCAACGAGCAGTTGTTAATCCTACTGGATAGCTAGCTGCATTATCATCGAAAGAAGCATCAATATCTCCAGAGATACGCTGGAATCTGCTAATCTCTCCCCAAGGAATGATCCATGTGCCATATCTGCGATCCATTTCCTCAATTGCCAATTGAAATATCCCAACCCTTTCTCCCATTGGCATATCTGTTCCAAAAAATTCAAAACGTTCCATGCCTTCCAAGTTACCAGGAATGTCGCCCTCTCGATAGAGCATCATTCCATAGAAGTGGGCTAAACTCATCGCTTTTGATTCTACACCTGTTTTAAAGTCCCAATTTCTAAGTAATTCAATTTCCTCACTCAAAGACTGATCGCCAACAGCATCGTACGCTTCTATCAACCCTGGAATTACCTTTTCAAATGCTGGCAGATAAGGATTATAAGCAAGATCTATTAAACCATCCAACGAAAGGTTTTCTGTTTCTGATAATAATCGAATAGCATTCACTCCTCTGAAATTTTCCGGAATGCGAGACATGTAATTTGGGTAGTCCTCTTTCTTGGGACTATACTCTGCAGCAGATGTAAAGGGAGTTGAGTTGCAGTTTTGAATCCATCCGTTTGGAGGGTTCATCACCGTAATTGCCTCCTCTACTGGATGAAGTCCCTGCCAATCTGTTTGCGGATTACTCCCATCAACAGGTTTAGTGTAATCAAACTGTACATCTCTAATCGGAATGAAATTACCATGATAGTAGGCAATGTTTCCTTCAGAATCTGCGAATACAGTGTTATTGGAGGAGTTAGTTCGAATGTCCATCATCTCGTTAAACTCTTCCAGATTTTTCTTCTTTGATCTAACATAGGATTGCTCCAACGCTTTTACTGGTTCCCACATTAGTGCCGTGGCTGTCCACTGACCGTCAACCTCATGAGTGATCGGCCCATGATGCGTTCGGTAAACGGGGAAAGTTTTCTCTTTCATTTCACCATCCTCTACATATTTTAGAATCACTTCTTTTACCTCAACGGGTCTTTCTTCATCGCCATATTGATAGTATAAGCCATCCTCTTTTTCTATGATGGTTTCTTTAAAATCGTCGATTACATCTGTATAAGTAGAGGTATGCATCCATCCTGTATTTTCATTGAAGCCTTGATAAACAAAAAACTGCCCCCAGGTAACAGCCCCATAAGCATTCAACCCTTCTTCACTGACCACATGAACTTCTCCTCTGAAATAAAATGAAGTATGCGGGTTGATTAATAGCATGGCATTTCCTGACTCTGTAAGATCTCCTGATATTGCAAATCCATTTGATCCTTGAGGTTCTTCGAGGGCATAGCCCTCTTTTAATATCGGTTTGTCGAGCACAGCTACTTTTTCCCTTTCATAAAACTCTTTTATTCGCCTTGTAGATACTCGCTCAATATCTCCTCCAATAGATCCTTCTGTGAAATACATCGTCATCCATGGCTCATACTTTTTAATCACTTTAGGTTTTACTTCGGGATGCGTGTGCAGATAGTAATTGATCCCGTCAGCCCATGCAACGCATAACTTTTCCAACCATTTCGGAGTAGATTGATAATTAGCTTTTGCTTCATCTTCCGTCATGAATAATCGGGCTCTTAAGTCACTATAAATTGCCTCTTCTCCTTCTGCTTCTGCCAACCTACCAATGGCCCAGGTGAAGTTTCGTTCTACTCTTCTAAAGTCATCTTCACACTGCGCATAAAGTAATCCGAATACCGCATCAGCATCTGTTTCACCATAAACATGTGGGACACCATAATCGTCACGGATGATTTCAACATTGGCTGCCTGAGTTTCCCACTTGTTAACTTCTAGGTTAGAAGTCTTAGGTGAGCAGGCAATTAGTGTAATAAATAGAAGTGTGAGAATTCGATACATTGGTCTTAGGTTGAATTTATTGATATCAAATATCGTAAAAACCTTTCAACATAGATTACATATTGTGTTTGGTAACATGTTTATTTTTGATGCTTATAAACCTAAGTTCATGAAAAAATATACTACTACTATAGTCCTTGCCTTCTTATTTGCCTGTGGAGACGACTCAGCTGGGATAAACTATTCTTTTGATGGAATTACTAACTTAAGTGGATTTATAGGGGATACGATTTTCTTTTCTGGCACCAACTTCGATGATTTTGATAATGGAGTTGATTTGATCTATACCTTTGATACAGGTAACGGATTCGGCGAATTAGGAGGGTTAAGCTCCGATATCATTAAATTAATGATAAACACATCACCATAATCCCATGTTTATCAGGTTTCAGAACTTATACATTAAAGCTTGCTACTCAGAATGATCAAAATGAAACTTTTCCAGAAGAGCATTTTCTATTGCAGGAAAAATTTGTACTAGAAAAACCTGTATTCAAAGGGTATAATGTGGATACAATATTACTTACAAGAGATAGTCAAGAATTTGAGATCAAGCTTCAATTTGAAGGTTTATCAGAATGCTTAATAGATCGCGATGAACCCAATGCTAATTTGATAGATCTTACTAATGATAATACGTCTCTAATGACTGCTGCTTATGGAGATTCTGAAAATGAGGTGATTGTGAAAACTATTCCAGAATCTAACATCTTTTCAGAAGCAAGCTATACTTTTAGCTTAAATGGTGTTTTAGATGGATTAGATCGGTTTGAGATTACCTCCGCAAAGACATTCTATATCAAATCAAGCGCCTGGTTTCTCGACAGTGAAGCTTCGATTTCAGACCCTGATGATCAAATCATTATTAACACTAACAGAGTTAATAGTGAACGGGATGGTTTTCTAGAAATTAACAACCAAATAATTCAGGCAACAACAAATTTTGGAGGTACTTTTTACTTCTCTCTTCCAACTGAGATAGCCCCTGGAACATGGCCCGTCAGCTTTAGAGTAGATGATAGATACATAGATTTTGAAGGTAAATCTGCAATTACTGTTACACCTTAAATCTCATTTTATGCTTTTCACGCTTAGCTGACTAAATTTCGATAACTGTTCTAGTTAAATATCGAAGAATTAGATTGCTGTAATTAGAGTTGAATCAGAGTATTACTAGTATGAAAACTATTTACGTTTTAAACATCTCAATACTTTTATTTTAGAGGCGTGTCAGGAGAAACTATCAATTTATGGGTCATGGCAATCCTCTATATTATCGCCGGAGTTAATCACTTTGTGATGCCTCGGTTTTATAAGAAAATTATTCCTCCATTTTTACCTTATCCAAAACTCATAAACTGGGTGAGTGGCATTGCTGAGATTGTTTTAGGTATCCTATTACTCATCCCTTCATATACCTCACTTGCTGCATGGGGAATCATTCTTTTGCTCATAGTCATATATCCTGCAAATATTTATCACTTCATAAAAGGATGGCGAAAAAAGAAGATGATCTGGGTACTGGCACTACGACTTCCACTACAGTTTTTACTTATCTGGTGGGCATATACTTTTACTTAGAAGCAACCTTTTAATCTTTTTAGAATCAAATAGATATAATCACTAACACCATTGTGATCATTAAGGTGTGC is from Marinobacter alexandrii and encodes:
- a CDS encoding NmrA family NAD(P)-binding protein; this encodes MVKTLSLIYRDQFRKLLDTAMFNKILVLGATGNVGYPLAQMLKNRNADFCIGIKPESELPESMKDIESVHVDYDDISTVQAALTNVENLFILIPDSPLMVDQMANINTAILDSSVARYVYISGAGVKIAPDTWLSQNLLRCEELLRSNDLPGTILRPTFFMQNFLNHYPPSDNQMHLPVGNGIVNYIDVNDVASAACEILIKDSIQKGVEVFHLTGKESFDMYEIAMLFSKKLKKHYEYIPISLEESKQVMTRNNLPDWLINMLQQIYKKVSENLYAFYSQDLQFLTGKEPRNFSMFIEKNRFSFE
- a CDS encoding acylase; amino-acid sequence: MYRILTLLFITLIACSPKTSNLEVNKWETQAANVEIIRDDYGVPHVYGETDADAVFGLLYAQCEDDFRRVERNFTWAIGRLAEAEGEEAIYSDLRARLFMTEDEAKANYQSTPKWLEKLCVAWADGINYYLHTHPEVKPKVIKKYEPWMTMYFTEGSIGGDIERVSTRRIKEFYEREKVAVLDKPILKEGYALEEPQGSNGFAISGDLTESGNAMLLINPHTSFYFRGEVHVVSEEGLNAYGAVTWGQFFVYQGFNENTGWMHTSTYTDVIDDFKETIIEKEDGLYYQYGDEERPVEVKEVILKYVEDGEMKEKTFPVYRTHHGPITHEVDGQWTATALMWEPVKALEQSYVRSKKKNLEEFNEMMDIRTNSSNNTVFADSEGNIAYYHGNFIPIRDVQFDYTKPVDGSNPQTDWQGLHPVEEAITVMNPPNGWIQNCNSTPFTSAAEYSPKKEDYPNYMSRIPENFRGVNAIRLLSETENLSLDGLIDLAYNPYLPAFEKVIPGLIEAYDAVGDQSLSEEIELLRNWDFKTGVESKAMSLAHFYGMMLYREGDIPGNLEGMERFEFFGTDMPMGERVGIFQLAIEEMDRRYGTWIIPWGEISRFQRISGDIDASFDDNAASYPVGLTTARWGHLAAYGMRGKHDVNKIYGTRGNSFVAAVEFGDRLVAKTLLAGGQSSDPNSPHFDDQAEMYAKGEFKDVAFYREDVEARAEETYTPGKR
- a CDS encoding DoxX family membrane protein codes for the protein MAILYIIAGVNHFVMPRFYKKIIPPFLPYPKLINWVSGIAEIVLGILLLIPSYTSLAAWGIILLLIVIYPANIYHFIKGWRKKKMIWVLALRLPLQFLLIWWAYTFT